A region of Oryzias latipes chromosome 18, ASM223467v1 DNA encodes the following proteins:
- the LOC111949278 gene encoding uncharacterized protein LOC111949278: MFRLLLLLVLHLRVYGDLLSVNIGDEVTLPCSFASSGKRLSWYQQRVGEHPQIISSMYKHSYSKSFNKEFTDRRFSVHTEGGFYSLNISDVQKSDSAMYYCGHTSIAVTEFDRGTFLMVKDSTCRSVLQKPDWDSAPGGSVTLNCTLLTGTSEGEGRVYWFLQESGGFSWGSMKRQSGSSSEGTSGSESDPAEHSCDFTSPQRGVGPSDGGTSLCAVAACGQILLGTGMRLHVGEKRSSPPSVMMLCGAAALTLSAILNIILLCVFCQKCRRRHPKGLQHQSEVPADSQDQDSSAVQYAALDFKQRRETSLTRTTIEESVYSAVRRSH, encoded by the exons ATGTTCaggcttcttcttctccttgttCTTCACCTCAGAGTCT ATGGGGATCTGCTCTCCGTTAACATCGGAGACGAAGTGACTTTGCCTTGTTCCTTCGCCTCCAGCGGCAAACGTCTAAGCTGGTACCAGCAGAGAGTCGGGGAGCACCCTCAGATCATCTCCTCCATGTACAAACATTCATACTCCAAGAGCTTCAACAAAGAGTTTACCGACAGACGCTTTTCAGTTCATACAGAAGGAGGGTTCTACAGTCTGAACATCTCTGATGTCCAGAAGTCAGACTCAGCCATGTACTACTGTGGACACACCAGCATCGCCGTCACAGAGTTTGACAGGGGAACCTTTTTGATGGTAAAAG ATTCCACCTGCAGGTCCGTGCTCCAGAAGCCAGACTGGGACTCGGCTCCAGGAGGTTCTGTGACTCTGAACTGCACGCTGCTAACTGGAACCAGTGAGGGGGAAGGCAGAGTTTACTGGTTCCTGCAGGAGTCTGGAGGCTTCAGCTGGGGAAGCATGAAGAGGCAGTCAGGCAGCAGCAGTGAGGGTACGAGCGGCTCTGAGAGTGACCCTGCAGAACACAGCTGTGACTTTACTTCCCCGCAGCGGGGCGTGGGCCCGTCTGATGGTGGGACGTCCCTCTGTGCCGTGGCTGCATGTGGACAGATCCTATTGGGGACAGGAATGAGGCTGCATGTTGGAG AGAAACGGAGCAGCCCTCCCTCTGTCATGATGCTCTGTGGGGCTGCAGCTCTGACCCTGTCCGCCATTTTAAACATCATCCTCCTCTGTGTTTTCTGCCAAAAGTGCAGAAGAAGACATCCTAAAG GGTTGCAGCATCAGTCAGAGGTTCCTGCTGACAGTCAG GATCAGGACTCCTCTGCGGTGCAGTACGCCGCTCTGGACTTCAAACAGAGACGAGAGACGAGCCTCACACGGACGACCATAGAGGAGAGCGTGTACTCTGCAGTCAGACGCTCACACTGA
- the LOC110013541 gene encoding uncharacterized protein LOC110013541, which translates to MMGLTSILSFLCSFSLICVSLSEFVVVEVQLGGEVSLLCSNLSNIMSNIFWFKSAKRSNTTRIASMPTAESNATVLEDFKNGRFHMSSNTTHVFLNIKEFNISDSGLYFCGLNTINYNFDATFLQVEETPAFNLVVGILGSVIFVLVMVIIFLPVKIKSFQKAPSERQHRESLESNVRYYAALTFQPKPETQSISVYKTDSDLCFWS; encoded by the exons ATGATGGGCTTGACCTCAATACTgtcttttctctgcagcttca GTTTGATCTGTGTGTCACTGTCTGAGTTTGTCGTCGTAGAGGTTCAGCTTGGAGGAGAAGTCTCACTGCTGTGCTCCAACCTCAGTAACATCATGTCCAACATTTTCTGGTTCAAGTCGGCCAAAAGATCCAACACCACCCGCATCGCATCTATGCCCACTGCTGAGTCCAATGCTACAGTTCtggaagattttaaaaatggaagattccacatgtcctccAACACCACCCATGTTTTCCTGAACATCAAGGAGTTTAATATCTCTGACTCTGGACTGTATTTCTGTGGATTGAACACAATTAATTACAATTTTGATGCAACATTTCTGCAAGTAGAAG AAACACCTGCCTTTAATCTGGTGGTTGGAATCCTTGGAAGTGTAATTTTTGTTCTTGTGATGGTCATCATCTTTCTGCCGGTCAAAATCAAATCTTTTCAGAAAG CTCCGTCTGAGCGCCAGCACAGAGAG AGCCTGGAATCCAACGTTCGATACTATGCAGCCCTGACATTCCAGCcaaaacctgaaacccaaagcATATCTGTATATAAAACCGATTCAGATCTGTGTTTTTGGTCTTAG